In Amaranthus tricolor cultivar Red isolate AtriRed21 chromosome 3, ASM2621246v1, whole genome shotgun sequence, a single window of DNA contains:
- the LOC130808815 gene encoding soluble inorganic pyrophosphatase PPA1-like: MANNEGEGSNPEAFKRSPGFPRVTLNERILSSMTHRSVAAHPWHDLEIGPGAPSVFNCVVEISKGSKVKYELDKTTGLIKVDRVLYSSVVYPHNYGFIPRTICEDSDPMDVLVLMQEPILPGSFLRARAIGLMPMIDQGEKDDKIIAVCADDPEFRHYTELNELPPHRLAEIRRFFEDYKKNENKSVAVNDFLPAADAIAAIQYSMDLYASYIVEGLRQ, translated from the exons ATGGCAAACAATGAAGGAGAGGGAAGTAACCCCGAAGCTTTCAAGCGTTCTCCAGGGTTTCCTCGTGTCACCCTTAACGAGAGAATCCTTTCTTCCATGACTCACCGATCTGTGGCTGCTCACCCTTGGCATGATCTAGAAATTG GACCTGGTGCCCCGTCAGTTTTTAATTGT GTCGTGGAGATTAGCAAAGGGAGCAAAGTTAAGTATGAGTTGGACAAGACAACTGGATTGATTAAA GTTGACCGGGTTCTTTACTCATCAGTGGTTTACCCTCATAATTATGGTTTCATCCCTCGCACCATTTGTGAGGACAGTGATCCCATGGATGTACTTGTTTTGATGCAG GAGCCTATACTTCCAGGCTCATTCCTTCGAGCTCGGGCCATTGGACTCATGCCTATGATCGATCAG GGTGAGAAAGATGACAAGATTATAGCAGTGTGTGCTGATGATCCTGAGTTCCGTCACTACACAGAGCTCAATGAGCTACCTCCCCATCGCCTTGCAGAAATCCGTCGTTTCTTTGAAGACT ACAAGAAGAATGAGAACAAGAGTGTTGCAGTGAATGATTTTCTGCCAGCTGCAGATGCTATTGCTGCCATCCAATATTCAAT GGATCTCTATGCGTCGTACATTGTTGAGGGGTTGAGGCAATAA